The region TTTCTTATTGAACCGCCTTTGCGGAACAGCAGGAAAACATCCTGTCCCATAATCAGCACCATGAACCGGTCTTTAAGTTTGATGGCAGGGCAGCAGTACCATTTCTGTTTCATTAATCACTCCTCAGCGGAAATTAAATCAACGAACGACACTTCGCAGATAAAGAATAGTCGCAACGACAGAAACGAAATTATTAATGCTTTCTTTTAAGAATTTTCTTATTAAGCGAAGGGGCGGGGAGAGAATTTCCTTTGGCATTCAGGAGATAAAAGTGCATTTCCTGAAATATCTGGCAGAACGCAGCGGTAAAATAGATGCCGGCGGCTAATGTAACTTGCGAAACGGGAAAGCGTGCCTATAGTTAGTTCTGCGTTCGCATTGTGAGGACGCGGTTTAAATTATCTCTGCTAATCCGAGGAGAATATTATGGCTCAACATCGTGGTGGTTCAGGTAATTTTGCTGAAAATCGTGAGCGCGCTTCTGAAGCCGGTCGTAAAGGCGGCCAGAATAGCGGCGGGAATTTTAAAAATGACCGCGAGCGTGCAGCAGAAGCAGGCCGCAAAGGCGGTAAAAGCAGCAGCCGTTCCTCTTCCTGACGGAGCGGCGGGCCGCATGCGCCCGGCATAACGTCCCTCCGGTATGGGTTAATGCTCATACCGGAGGTCGTGTCGCGCATGACATAAATACCTCTTCATCAGTTTAATTACCCTATGAAATTACAACGTGCATTAAAAATAACGTTACTCCCGCTTTTATCCGTCGCATTTATTGCCCATGCGGAAAAAGATACCCCACCGGGCGCCAGTAAATCGACCAGTACCAATTTACTCGAAACCGGCTCGGCAGTGTTGCAAAGTAATGCCCCGTTAAAAGGTTTTGATATTTATCTGGTGGGTTTCCATCCGATGAAAGAGATCCCGGAAAAACAGATGGAAGCGCACCACTATTGCCATCAGGTCAACGAAGATTTCGCCCAGTGCGTTTTATTTGACGGGAATTCTAAAGACGCCAATATGAACGGCGTAGAATATATTATCTCTGAAAAACTCTTTAACCAGTTGCCGCCGCAGGAAAAGCAGTACTGGCATCCGCATAATGGTGAAATCCTTAGCGGCCAGTTAATCGCGCCCGGTATTCCGGCACCGGTTGAGCATCGTCTGATGCAGAGCAAGATGAACAGCTACGGTAAAACCTGGCACGTCTGGCATACCGGCGGGCCGGGCGAGAAGGGCGACGCGCTGCCGCTCGGCCCGCCAATGCTTGCCTGGTCGTTCAGTCGCGATGGCGAGGCGAAACCGGAGCTTGTCAGCGAGCGCGATAAAAAACTTGGTGTTAATACAGATGAGATCCGCCGCTCGCGCGCAGATTTAGAGACATTCGCGAAGCCGCAAAGTGGCGTGGATGCCCTCAACGGCCAGTTCAAACGTGAAACCACACCCATCCCGGGCGTCGTGGAGAGCAACGCCGCCGCCGGGAAAAAATAAATACGCATTGTGCCTTTCTTTTCCCCACTCCGGTGGGGATTCTTTTAGATGAATTTTTTTCAACACCCATGAAATTTCCTCGTTTGCCTGAACGCCTGCCAGATGTCATTCTTCGGACATATAGCCATCCAGACGGCCAAATATTCAAATTTTGAACTATCACCTGACGCAATCATCGCGTCAGGCCACGAGGAGAACACCATGCAGCGTCAACACGCCCCTTTTCGCGCCGATATCGTCGGCAGCTTTTTACGTCCCGATGCCATTAAGCACGCCCGCCAGCAGTTTGCGGCAGGGGAGATAGACGCCGCGCGCCTGCGCAAAGTTGAAGACGAGGCCATTCGCCACGCCGTTGAACAGCAGTGCGCCTGCGGCCTGCATGTGGTCACGGATGGCGAATTCCGTCGCGCCTGGTGGCACATGGATTTCTTCGCCGCGCTGCAAGGCGTGGAGCTGGTGGAAGTGAATCAGGGCATCCAGTTCAACGGCATCCAGACCAAAGCGCAGAGCGTGCGCGTGACCGGTAAAGTGGCGTTTGGCGACCATCCGATGCTGGAAGATTTCCGCTTCCTGAAAAGCGTCAGCGGCAACGCCGAACCGAAAATGACCATCCCGAGCCCAAGCGTGCTGCATTTCCGTGGCGGTGCTGCGGCGATCGACCGTAACGTTTATCCGGATCTGAATGCGTATTTCGACGATCTCGCTACCACCTGGCGTGACGCTATCCGCGCGTTCTACGACGCGGGCTGCCGCTATCTGCAGCTTGACGATACCGTATGGGCGTACCTGTGCTCTGACGAACAGCGCCGCCAGATCCGCGAGCGCGGCGACTGTCCGGACGAGCTGGCGCGCATCTATGCCCGCGTGCTGAACCAGGCGCTGGAAGGCAAGCCGGAAGATTTAACCATCGGGCTGCATGTCTGCCGCGGTAATTTCCGCTCCAGCTGGATTGCGGAAGGCGGCTATGAGCCGGTGGCGGAAGTGTTGTTCGGCACCGTGAACATTGATGCGTTTTTCCTGGAATATGACAACGACCGCTCCGGTGATTTCGCGCCGCTGCGCTTTATCCGTCCGGGTAAACAGCAGGTGGTGCTGGGTCTTATCACCACGAAAAACGGCGAACTGGAGAACCCGGAATTAATCAAGGCGCGTCTGGCCGAGGCCGCGAAATATGTCGATATCAACCAGATCTGCTTAAGTCCGCAGTGCGGGTTCGCCTCGACCGAAGAAGGCAACAGCATCAGCCCGGACGAGCAGTGGCAGAAAGTGCGCCTCGTAACCAGCGTCGCCAGCGAGGTGTGGTAACAGAAGCGAAGGAGCCGGGTTATCGGCTTTTACGAGGGGGGAGCGTAGCGCCCCCCCTTTTTTATGGGCGGGGGACGGGGTGGCTTTTCTCCCTCCCGGCTCGGGTTTTGGGACAACAAAAATATGTCGGGGTGGTGAAATGGCGAACGGAACGATGTCATCGCCGTTGCATATTTCCCTTCAACCCGGCTGCGAAAACCGTTCGGCGGGTGCGCTGCGCTTACCCGCCCAATTTTACCTTGTCTTCCTGTCCAGGATGGGTAAGCGTAGCGCACCCCCCCGCCGTGATATCCCATTTATAAAAAGACGCATCGAAAAACCTTATTCCCCGCGCTGCTCATCATCACTTTTCTTTATTTCTTCCTTCATTGCACATTTATGTCGCACCGCTGCACCATCACGTATCCCTTTTTTATTAAAAAACTCAGCGCTACATAACCAATCCCGCCAGTAACGCCTTTTTAAATAAGTAACTGGCTGATTTTAAGGGTATTAATAAAACTGGCATTCCCTTTGCTAAATAGCTTCCATCTTGTATACCAGATGGGATGCCAGTTATGTCACAGAGTTCACCGCTGTTTACGCCGCTGACGCTTGCTGAGTGGCGCAGCGAATATCAGGACTGCCCGCAGCGCATTCGCGAAATATATTCCGCTGCCTTTAATGATGCCGACAATAACGATCCGGCGTGGATAACGCGGGCCAGCGCGACGCATCTTGAAGAACAAATTGCGCTGCTGCTGGCCGCGCTGAAGGAGGGAAAAACCCTGGCGGATTTTCCGCTCTTCGGGGTGCCGTTCGCGGTGAAAGACAATATCGATGTCGCGGGACTGCCCACCACGGCGGCGTGTCCGGCGTTTGCGTATACCCCGCAGGACGATGCCGCGGTGGTTGCGAAGCTTAAAGCCGCCGGGGCCATTGTGCTTGGCAAAACCAATCTCGATCAGTTCGCCACCGGGCTTGTCGGCACCCGTTCGCCCTTTGGCGCGGTACCCAACACGTTTAACCCGGCTTATGTCAGCGGCGGCTCCAGTTCCGGCTCCGCCTCGACGGTCGCGCGGGGCCTGGTCGCCTTTGCGCTCGGCACCGACACCGCAGGCTCCGGCCGCGTGCCCGCCGGGTTCAACAATATTGTCGGCCTGAAACCCACCAAAGGCTGGCTCTCAAACCGCGGCGTGGTGCCCGCCTGTCGGCTTAACGACTGCGTCTCGGTTTTCGCGCTGAGCGCCGCCGATGCCTTTCAGGTTGCGAGTATCGCAGGCGGTTATGACGCAGACGACGCGTATTCGCGCCATAACCCGCGCACTGCGCCCGCGCGTCTGCCCGCGAACCCCCGTCTGGCGGTGCCTGATGTGCTCGAATTTTACGGTGACCCGCACAGCGAAGCGGCCTTTCGCCAGAGCCTCGCCCGGCTTGAAGCGCTGGGCGCGACGCTGGTGCCCGTTGATTTCACCCCGTTTCGCCAGCTTGCGGAGCAGCTCTATCAGGGGGCCTGGGTGGCGGAGCGCACCGTCGCGGTGGGCGAGATGCTCAACCAGCCGCCGGAGGTGATGGACCCGACGGTGCGCGGCATCGTCGAAGGGGGGCTTAAGTACAGCGCCTGCGACGCCTGGCAGGCGGAATACACCCGTGCGGAACTCGCGCGGCGCATCGCCCTGGCGCTGGATGAGGTCGATGCGCTGGTCGTCCCGACGTCGCCCACCATTCACACCCTTGAAGAAATGGACGCTGAGCCGGTGCGCTACAACTCGCATTTCGGCTACTACACCAACTTCACCAATCTGGCCGATCTCTGCGCGCTGGCGCTGCCTGGCGATTTCCGCGCCGATGGTCTGCCTGCGGGCATTACGCTTATCGCGCCCGCCTGGTATGACGCCGCGCTGGCGCATTTCGGCGCGCTCTGGCAGCAGGCGACGCCGCTGCCCCTCGGCGCCACCCATAAAGCGCTGCCCGCCGCCTTGCCGCCGCCGTCCTCCCCGCACCATGTGCGCCTCGCCGTGGTCGGCGCGCATCTGCGCGGCATGCCGCTCAACCACCAGCTCACCACGCGTGATGCCGTGTTTATTGAAGAAACCACCACGGCGGCGGATTACCGCCTTTATGCGCTCGCCAACACCACGCCGCCGAAGCCCGGCCTCGCGCGTGCTGCTGCCGGTCAGCCCATCGCGGTGGAGCTGTGGGACATTCCGCTCGCGCGCTTCGGCGAATTTGTCGCGGAGATCCCATCACCGCTCGGCATCGGTACGCTGACGCTCGCCGATGGTCGCGCCGTAAAAGGCTTTATCTGCGAGCCGCAGGCGCTTGAGAGCGCCACCGACATCACCGAATGGGGCGGCTGGAAAGCCTGGCTTGCCCGTCACCAGCGCGCCTGAGGAGACCCGACCATGTTCAGCAAAGTGCTTATCGCCAACCGTGGCGAAATCGCCTGCCGCGCCATCCGTACCCTGAAGAAAATGGGCATTGTCAGCGTCGCGGTCTATTCCGATCCGGACAGTAACGCACAACACGTGCACGACGCCGATATCGCCATCGCGCTCGGCGGCGACACGGCGCGCGACACCTATCTCAACGTCGATAAAATCCTGGCGGCCGCGAAAGCGAGCGGGGCAGAGGCCATTTTCCCCGGCTACGGGTTTTTATCGGAGCGCGCGGAGTTCGCGGCGGCGTGCGAGGCCGCGAATCTCGTGTTTATCGGGCCGACCGCGCAGCAGATTAGCGATTTTGGGCTTAAACACCGCGCCCGTGCGCTTGCCGCCGGCGCGGGCGTGCCGATGACGCCTGGCACCGGGCTACTGCATTCCCCTGACGAAGCGCTACAGGCGGCGCGCGAAATCGGCTACCCGGTGATGCTGAAAACCACCGCTGGCGGCGGCGGTATCGGGCTTATGCGCTGCGGGGACGAGGCGGCGCTCAGGGACGCCTGGGAGAGCGTGAAACGTCAGGGTCAGCAGTTCTTCAGCGACGACGGCGTGTTTATTGAGAAATTCGTCAGCCGCGCCCGCCATCTCGAAGTGCAAATTATGGGCGACGGGCAGGGGCGCGTGGCGGCGCTCGGCGAGCGCGACTGCTCGCTGCAACGCCGCAACCAGAAAGTGGTGGAAGAGACGCCAGCGCCGGGGCTGCCGCAGGCGACGCGCGACGCCCTGCACGCCGCTGCGGTGGCGCTGGGCGAATCGGTTAACTACCGCAGCGCAGGCACCGTGGAGTTTATTTATGATGCCGACAGCGACCGCTTCTGGTTTCTGGAAGTCAACACCCGTTTGCAGGTGGAGCATCCGGTGACTGAAGCCGTGACCGGGCTCGATCTTATCGAATGCATGATCCTGGTCGCCGCAGGTGAGCCGCTGGACTGGCCGCGGCTGGCGCAGGCGCCGCAGGGCGCGGCCATTGAGGTGCGTCTGTATGCTGAAGATCCGCTGAAAAATTTCCAGCCGTCGCCGGGACAACTCACCGACGTCGCTTTCCCCGCGAACGTGCGGGTGGATGGCTGGGTCAGCACCGGCGCGGAAGTGAGCGCGTTTTACGATCCGATGATCGCCAAAATCATCGTTCACGCCGACGACCGCCCGCAGGCGCTGGCGAAACTACGGAAGGCGCTGGACGCGACGCGCCTGCACGGCATCGCCACTAACCTTGACTATCTGCGCCAGATTATCCGGCTGGAGGCATTCGAAGAGGCGACCATGTGGACGCGCCTGCTGGATGAAGTGAAATACCAGGCGCACGCCATTGAAGTGCTGGAACCAGGCACCTGGAGCAGCGTGCAGGATTATCCGGGACGTCTGGGCTACTGGGATATCGGCGTGCCGCCCTCCGGGCCGATGGACGACTACGCCTTCCGGCTGGCAAACCGCATTGTTGGCAACGCGCCTGAGGCAGCCGGGCTGGAGTTTACGCTCCAGGGGCCGACGCTGCGCTTTCACAGCGAGGCGATTTTCGCGCTAACCGGCGCGGACTGCGACGCGACGCTCGACGGCGAGCCCGTCGCCTGCTGGCAGCCGGTAACCGCCCGCGCCGGACAGACGCTGAGGCTTGGCCGCGCGCGTACCGGCTGCCGCGGCTATCTGGCGGTGCGTAACGGCATCGACGTGCCGTGCTATCTCGGCAGCCGCTCCACCTTCGCGCTCGGGCAGTTCGGCGGCCATGCCGGACGCACGCTGCGCCCCGGCGACGTGCTGGCAGTCTCCCGCCCGGCGCTCGCCGCGTGCACCACGCCTGCGCCCATCGCGCCGCCCCAGACGCCGGAGCCGGGGCTGATCCCGGGCTATGGCGACGTGTGGGATATCGGCGTGCTTTACGGGCCGCACGGCGCGCCCGATTTCTTTACGCCCGCCTCGATGGATACCTTCTTCGCCGCCGAGTGGCAGGTGCATTACAACTCCAACCGGCTCGGCGTGCGCCTGGTCGGCCCGAAACCGGAATGGAGCCGCGCCGATGGCGGCGAAGCGGGCCTGCATCCGTCTAACGTGCATGACTGCGAATACGCCATCGGCGCGATCAACTTCACCGGCGATTTCCCTGTGATCCTCACGCGCGACGGCCCGAGCCTTGGCGGTTTTGTCTGCCCGGTCACCATTGCCCGCGCGGAGCTTTGGAAAGTAGGCCAGGTGAAGCCCGGCGATCGCATCCGCTTTCACCCGATAAGCATTGAACACGCGCAGTCGCTGGAGCTGGCGCAGGAGGTGGCGTGCAACCATCTGCGCGCGGTCAGCGCGCGCCCGCACGAGACGCCCTCAATGCTGCCGGGCAGCACGTCGAGTGCGGCGATCCTCGCCGAAGTGCCCGCGCAAAACGGGCTGCCTGCGGTGGTATGGCGACAGGCGGGCGACAGCTACCTCCTCATTGAGTATGGCGATAACGTGATGGATCTGGCCTTGCGCCTGCGGGTGCATCTGCTGATGAAAGCTATCCGCGCCAGTGGCGTCGCGGGTGTTGAAGAGCTGTCGCCCGGCGTGCGTTCGCTACAGGTGCGCTATGACAGCCAGCGTCTGGGGCAGCGCCCGCTGTTAACGCTGCTGATGAGCCTTGAGAAGCAGCTCGGTGATGTGGAATCGCTGAAAATCCCGTCGCGCATCGTCTGGCTGCCGATGGCCTTTGAAGACAGCGCGACGCTCGGCGCCGTCGAGCGTTACCAGCAGACCGTGCGCAAAGAAGCGCCGTGGCTGCCGAACAATGTCGATTTTATCTGCCGGGCCAACGGCCTTTCGCACCGCGACGAGGTGAAAAACATCGTCTTTGACGCCAGCTATCTGATCCTGGGGCTGGGTGACGTCTATCTCGGCGCGCCGTGCGCGGTGCCGGTGGATCCTCGCCACCGCCTGCTGAGCTCGAAATATAACCCGGCGCGCACCTGGACTGCCGAAGGCACCGTCGGTATTGGCGGCATGTATATGTGCATATACGGCATGGATTCGCCAGGCGGCTATCAGCTGGTAGGGCGCACGCTGCCCATCTGGAACAAATTCCTCAAGAACCCGCAGTTCGGCGACGAGCCGTGGCTGCTGAAATTCTTCGACCAGGTGCGGTTCTACCCGGTGAGCGAAGCCGAGCTGAATGATTTCCGCGACGCCTTCCGCGAGGGCCGCGCGCCGGTGCGCATCGAAGAAACCGAGTTCGATTTCGCCGCCTACCGGGCGTTTTTAGACGCCAACGCGGCGGATATCGCCGCGTTTCGCGAGCGGCAGCAGGCGGCTTTCAGCGCCGAAGTGGCCCACTGGCAGACGCAGACCAATGAGAGCGACGCGCTTACGGTAGAGCCCGAAGAAGAGACGGACACCGCAGGCCAACTGGTGAGCGCCGATCTCAATGGCAACGTCTGGAAAATCCTGGTCGAGCCGGGCCAGCGGGTGAAGCAGGGCGAGCCGCTGATCGTGGTCGAGGCGATGAAAATGGAGCTGATGGTCCATGCGCCGGTCGACGGTGTGGTGTCAAAAATTCGCTGTCAGCAAGGGCGGCCCGTGGCCCCCGGCGATGCCCTGTTGTGGCTGGGCTGACCTGGCTTACTGGTCAGATTGCGCCGGGCTGCGCTCATCTGGGGCTCGTAGGGCGTGTACGTTCCCCTCGCGGCGTACAGTCCGCGCTCAATCTGACGTCGCCGCCGACGGCCAGTGCGCCTCGTTAACTGTAAGGCGGGTAAGCGTTAGCGCACCCGCCGGACGGCACACAAAAGGAGAGGATATGCCATTAACGGCCAGACAACGCGCGGCGCACCCGGAAGCCCAGGGCGAGCGCATTTACCGGCTGCTTAAACAGGAGATTTTCGATTTCCTCCTGGTGCCCGGCGACCGCTTTAGCGAAAACGACATCGCGGCGCGCATGGGGGCGAGCCGCACGCCGGTGCGTCAGGCGCTGCACCGGCTCGAACAGGAGGGCTATCTGGATGTTCAGCCGCGCAGCGGCTGGCAGGTGAGGCCGATTGATTTCGACAATCTTGAGGCGCTCTACGATCTGCGCGTCGTGCTGGAGACCGAGGCGGTGACGCGGCTCTGCGCGCTCCCGACGCACGTTACGCCGCTGCCGCTGCTTCAGTTGCGCGAGTTCTGGATAGAGTCGCCGCCGCTTTCCGAAGGCTGCGACGTCGCCCCCTTTGACGAGGCGTTCCATATGACGCTCGTGGGCGCGGTAGGTAACCCGGAAATGGCGCGAGTGCATCGCGAGATCACTGAAAAAATTCGCATCGTGCGCCGGATGGATTTCACCCAGGCGGCGCGTATCAGCGCCACGTACGCCGAGCACGGTCAGATCCTGCTCGCGGTTTTTGAACGTAACGCACAGGAGGCCCGAACCAAACTGCACGACCACATTGCTCAAAGCCAGAAAGAGGTTCGCAAGATAACGCTTCACGCCCTGCATCAGGCGCGGCGGAAGACGCGAGATTAACCATACACACAGCCCTTACTACCAGGAGTGAAGTCTATGCATCGTCGTACCTTGTTAAAAGCGTTCGCCCTTTCCGCCTCGGTCATCAGCATGGGGTTCGCCTTCAGCGCCCAGGCCGCCGACACCATAAAAGTCGGCATCATGCACTCGCTCTCCGGCACGATGGCGATTTCCGAAACGCCGCTCAAAGACGTGGCGCTGATGACCATCGACGAGATAAACGCCAAAGGCGGCGTGCTCGGCAAAAAGCTCGAACCGGTGGTGGTGGACCCGGCCTCCAACTGGCCGCTGTTCGCTGAGAAAGCCCGTCAGCTGTTGAGCCAGGATAAGGTGGCGGCGGTGTTCGGCTGCTGGACGTCGGTCTCGCGCAAGTCGGTGCTGCCGGTGTTTGAGGAGCTCAACGGCCTGCTGTTCTATCCGGTGCAGTATGAAGGCGAAGAGATGTCGCCGAACGTTTTCTATACCGGCGCCGCGCCGAACCAGCAGGCGATCCCGGCGGTGGAGTACCTGATGAGCGAAGACGGCGGCAGCGCGAAGCGCTTCTTCCTGCTCGGCACCGATTATGTCTACCCGCGTACCACCAACAAGATTTTGCGCGCCTTCCTGCACTCAAAAGGCGTTCAGGATAAAGACATCGAAGAGGTCTACACGCCGTTTGGCTACAGCGATTACCAGACCATCGTCGCGAATATCAAAAAATTCTCCGCCGGCGGTAAAACGGCGGTGGTCTCCACTATCAACGGTGATTCCAACGTGCCGTTCTATAAAGAGCTGGCCAACCAGGGCCTGAAGGCGACCGACGTGCCGGTGGTGGCGTTCTCGGTGGGTGAAGAAGAGCTGCGCGGTATCGACGCCAAACCGCTGGTGGGTAATCTCGCGGCGTGGAACTACTTTGAGTCGGTGGATAACCCGCAGAACCAGAAATTTGTCGCTGATTACCGCGCGTACGCCAAAGCCCACAAGCTGCCGAACGCCGACACGGTGGTGACCAACGACCCGATGGAGGCGACATATGTGGGCATCCATATGTGGGCGCAGGCGGTAGAGAAGGCAGGCACGACGGATGTGGACAAAGTGCGCGAGGCGATGGCGGGGCAATCCTTTAACGCGCCGTCCGGCTTTACGCTGACGATGGATAAAACCAATCACCATCTGCACAAGCCGGTGATGATTGGCGAGATTGAAGGCAACGGGCAGTTCAACGTGGTGTGGCAGACCGAAGCGCCGGTCCGCGCGCAGCCGTGGAGCCCGTATATCGCCGGCAACGACAAGAAAGCTGACGCGCCGGTGAAAACCGCCAGCAATTAAGGGCGGTGACGGGGCTCATGGGGTGCCGGATGAGGTGGCGTGGATTGACGCGGCGGGGGCGCTTCGCTTACCCGCCCTGCATCTACAAAACGTGTTGTTGCAGGCGGTAAGCCTGCGTACCGCCATCAACGCTATCCATCGCACTGACCTTCCGGCCCCTGACGCCATAACGGTTTCACAGGAGATAACCATGACATTATTTCGCTGGCTGATGGTCGCCGCCTTGCTGCTGCCGTGGGTTGCCCGCGCCGCCGATGCCGATGATTTCGCAGCGAGCAGCCGCAGCCAGCAGGCCGCGCTGCTGCAAACCTGGGCGACCAACCCGGACGCCGCGCGTCTGCCGCTGCTGGTATCGCTCAACCAGGAAAACCTGGTGGTGGATAGCGAAAAACACCCGTTCGCGCAGCGCGCCGACGGCCTGACGCCGCTTGGCCGCGCCGCGACGCCTGCGGGCGCGCTTAAACCCCTGAGGCTTACCAACCGCCTGCGCAATCTGGCGGCTGCGGCGCTGGCGACGCATCGCCTGGTAAGTGACAACGTCACGGAAAGACTTGAGGCCGCCCGCGCATTACAGCGCGACGCCGACCCGCAGATGGCGCCTTTACTGACGCAGCGCCTGGCGACGGAGAAAGAAAACAACGTGCGCGAGGCGCTGACGACGGCGCTCGCCAGCCTCCAGCTCACCAGCCCCGACGCCGCGGTGCGCTTAAACGCCGTCACGCTGCTTGGCGAATCGGGCGACCCGCAGACCCGCGCGCGGTTGCAGCCTTATACGCAGGCGGCGACTGAGCCGGACGCCCGCGTGCGTGAGGCCGCCACGGTCAGCGTGCGGGCGATAGAGCGCCGCCTGATGGCGGGCGACCTGCTCGGTCAGGCGTTTATGGGGCTGTCGCTTGGATCGATCCTGCTGCTCGCCGCACTCGGCCTCGCTATCACATATGGGCTGCTTGGCGTCATTAACATGGCCCACGGCGAAATGCTCATGCTCGGCGCTTACGCCACCTGGTGCGTGCAAAACGCGCTGGCCACCTTTGCGCCGCAGTGGCTGGCGTTCTATCCGCTGCTGGCGCTGCCCGTGGCGTTTCTGGTGACGGCCTGCGCCGGCATGGCGCTTGAGCGCACTATCATCCGTCATCTCTACGGGCGACCGCTTGAGACGCTGCTCGCCACCTGGGGCATCAGCCTGATGATTATTCAGCTGGTGCGTATGGCGTTCGGCGCGCAGAACGTTGAGGTGGCGAACCCCGCGTGGCTCTCCGGCGGTGTCCAGGTGCTGCCGAACCTGATCCTGCCGTGGAACCGCCTGGTGGTGATGGGCTTCGTGCTGCTGGTGCTGTTCTTCACCTGGCTTGTGCTGAACAAAACGCGCCTTGGGATGAACGTGCGGGCGGTAACGCAAAACCGCGCGATGGCGGCCTGCTGCGGCGTGCCGACCGGGCGCGTCGATATGCTCGCCTTCGGGCTCGGCTCCGGCATCGCGGGCCTCGGCGGCGTTGCGCTGTCGCAGCTCGGCAATGTCGGGCCGGAACTCGGCCAGGGCTATATCATTGACTCCTTTTTAGTGGTGGTGCTGGGCGGGGTGGGCCAGCTGGCGGGCAGCGTCGCGGCGGCGTTCGGTCTTGGCATCTTCAATAAAATTCTTGAGCCGCAGGTGGGCGCCGTGCTCGGTAAAATCGCCATCCTGGTAATGGTCATCCTGTTTATCCAGAAACGCCCGCAGGGGCTGTTCGCACTCAAAGGGAGGGCCGTGGAATGACGCAGCCAGTCACCTTAACGCTCGTTCAGAAAGCGCCGCGCCTGAGCTTTATCGCGGGCGGTCTCGCGCTGGCGGCGCTGTTCGCGCTGCCGTTTCTGACGCTGTTGCCGGCAAGCCATCCGCTGGCGGTCTCCACCTGGACGCTGACGCTGATGGGTAAAATTCTCTGCTATGCGATTGTCGCCGTGGCGCTCGATCTGGTCTGGGGTTACGCCGGGCTGCTGTCGCTCGGCCACGGGATTTTCTTCGCGCTTGGCGGCTACGCGATGGGCATGTACCTGATGCGCCAGGCCGCGGGCGACGGCCTGCCCGCGTTTATGTCGTTTCTCTCCTGGAGCGAGCTGCCCTGGTACTGGTGGGGCACGTCGAATTTCCTCTGGGCGCTGCTGCTGGTGGTGCTGGTGCCGGGGCTGCTGGCGCTGGTCTTCGGCTTTTTCGCCTTCCGCTCAAAAATCAAAGGCGTCTATTTCTCCATCATTACTCAGGCGCTGACGTTTGCAGGCATGCTGCTCTTTTTCCGCAATGAAACCGGCTTTGGCGGCAATAACGGCTTCACCGGTTTCACCACGCTGCTCGGCTTTTCACTGACCCACACCGGCACGCGTATTGCGCTGTTTATCGCGACGCTGGCTCTGCTGCTGGGCTGTCTTGGCGTCGGATTCTGGCTTGCGCGCAGCAAGTTTGGCCGGGTGCTGACGGCGGTGCGCGACGCCGAGAGCCGCCTGATGTATTGCGGCTACGATCCGCGCGGCTTCAAGCTGCTGGTCTGGACGCTGTCGGCGGTGATGTGCGGGCTGGCGGGCGCGCTCTACGTGCCGCAGGTCGGCATTATCAACCCGGGCGAAATGTCGCCCACTAACTCCATCGAAGCGGCTATCTGGGTGGCGCTCGGCGGGCGCGGCACGCTGGTAGGCCCGGTGTTCGGCGCGCTGCTGGTAAACGGCGCGAAAAGCCTCTTCACCGTGGTGATGCCGGAGTACTGGCAGCTTTTCCTCGGGCTTATTTTTATTGTTATCACCCTGTTTCTGCCGCGCGGCGTGGCGGGGCTTCTGCGCAGAGGAGAGAAATAATGCACGCCATTGATACCCTCCATACCCGGCAGTATGAGACCGACCGTTTTCGCGCGCAGACTGACCCGGTGTTGCAGCTTG is a window of Cronobacter muytjensii ATCC 51329 DNA encoding:
- the uca gene encoding urea carboxylase, producing MFSKVLIANRGEIACRAIRTLKKMGIVSVAVYSDPDSNAQHVHDADIAIALGGDTARDTYLNVDKILAAAKASGAEAIFPGYGFLSERAEFAAACEAANLVFIGPTAQQISDFGLKHRARALAAGAGVPMTPGTGLLHSPDEALQAAREIGYPVMLKTTAGGGGIGLMRCGDEAALRDAWESVKRQGQQFFSDDGVFIEKFVSRARHLEVQIMGDGQGRVAALGERDCSLQRRNQKVVEETPAPGLPQATRDALHAAAVALGESVNYRSAGTVEFIYDADSDRFWFLEVNTRLQVEHPVTEAVTGLDLIECMILVAAGEPLDWPRLAQAPQGAAIEVRLYAEDPLKNFQPSPGQLTDVAFPANVRVDGWVSTGAEVSAFYDPMIAKIIVHADDRPQALAKLRKALDATRLHGIATNLDYLRQIIRLEAFEEATMWTRLLDEVKYQAHAIEVLEPGTWSSVQDYPGRLGYWDIGVPPSGPMDDYAFRLANRIVGNAPEAAGLEFTLQGPTLRFHSEAIFALTGADCDATLDGEPVACWQPVTARAGQTLRLGRARTGCRGYLAVRNGIDVPCYLGSRSTFALGQFGGHAGRTLRPGDVLAVSRPALAACTTPAPIAPPQTPEPGLIPGYGDVWDIGVLYGPHGAPDFFTPASMDTFFAAEWQVHYNSNRLGVRLVGPKPEWSRADGGEAGLHPSNVHDCEYAIGAINFTGDFPVILTRDGPSLGGFVCPVTIARAELWKVGQVKPGDRIRFHPISIEHAQSLELAQEVACNHLRAVSARPHETPSMLPGSTSSAAILAEVPAQNGLPAVVWRQAGDSYLLIEYGDNVMDLALRLRVHLLMKAIRASGVAGVEELSPGVRSLQVRYDSQRLGQRPLLTLLMSLEKQLGDVESLKIPSRIVWLPMAFEDSATLGAVERYQQTVRKEAPWLPNNVDFICRANGLSHRDEVKNIVFDASYLILGLGDVYLGAPCAVPVDPRHRLLSSKYNPARTWTAEGTVGIGGMYMCIYGMDSPGGYQLVGRTLPIWNKFLKNPQFGDEPWLLKFFDQVRFYPVSEAELNDFRDAFREGRAPVRIEETEFDFAAYRAFLDANAADIAAFRERQQAAFSAEVAHWQTQTNESDALTVEPEEETDTAGQLVSADLNGNVWKILVEPGQRVKQGEPLIVVEAMKMELMVHAPVDGVVSKIRCQQGRPVAPGDALLWLG
- a CDS encoding GntR family transcriptional regulator; amino-acid sequence: MPLTARQRAAHPEAQGERIYRLLKQEIFDFLLVPGDRFSENDIAARMGASRTPVRQALHRLEQEGYLDVQPRSGWQVRPIDFDNLEALYDLRVVLETEAVTRLCALPTHVTPLPLLQLREFWIESPPLSEGCDVAPFDEAFHMTLVGAVGNPEMARVHREITEKIRIVRRMDFTQAARISATYAEHGQILLAVFERNAQEARTKLHDHIAQSQKEVRKITLHALHQARRKTRD
- the urtA gene encoding urea ABC transporter substrate-binding protein; amino-acid sequence: MHRRTLLKAFALSASVISMGFAFSAQAADTIKVGIMHSLSGTMAISETPLKDVALMTIDEINAKGGVLGKKLEPVVVDPASNWPLFAEKARQLLSQDKVAAVFGCWTSVSRKSVLPVFEELNGLLFYPVQYEGEEMSPNVFYTGAAPNQQAIPAVEYLMSEDGGSAKRFFLLGTDYVYPRTTNKILRAFLHSKGVQDKDIEEVYTPFGYSDYQTIVANIKKFSAGGKTAVVSTINGDSNVPFYKELANQGLKATDVPVVAFSVGEEELRGIDAKPLVGNLAAWNYFESVDNPQNQKFVADYRAYAKAHKLPNADTVVTNDPMEATYVGIHMWAQAVEKAGTTDVDKVREAMAGQSFNAPSGFTLTMDKTNHHLHKPVMIGEIEGNGQFNVVWQTEAPVRAQPWSPYIAGNDKKADAPVKTASN